The following coding sequences lie in one Methanopyrus sp. SNP6 genomic window:
- a CDS encoding homoserine kinase has product MSTVVRAPATIANVGPGFDVFGLAVDGFHDVVKAREADGVRIVTEDSIPTDPERNTAGRVALRMVEEFDLPGVTLEIGKGVPVGGLGSSAASAVAAAVAIDREFGLGLEESELLRFAAEGERAAAGEPHYDNVAPCLLGGFVIWRSEREYRRLEVPGDLGFVTVTPIGVRVTTEEARRVLRERPPSLDDVVNNLSAVALMVAAIAEGDAETFARLIGQDRISEPVRRRFVPRYGELREAAYGAGALGFAISGAGPTVFAVCWREDAEDVKTALEDALSGKCVSAIHGVSEGVEVA; this is encoded by the coding sequence TTGTCGACGGTCGTACGGGCACCGGCGACGATCGCCAACGTCGGTCCAGGGTTCGACGTGTTCGGACTGGCGGTCGACGGGTTCCATGACGTCGTGAAGGCCCGCGAAGCGGACGGCGTGAGGATAGTCACCGAGGATTCGATCCCGACCGATCCCGAGCGCAACACCGCGGGACGCGTGGCCCTGAGGATGGTTGAGGAGTTCGACCTACCCGGGGTGACCTTAGAGATCGGTAAGGGCGTTCCTGTGGGGGGATTAGGTAGTAGCGCGGCCTCGGCGGTGGCTGCGGCCGTGGCTATCGACCGGGAGTTCGGGCTAGGGCTCGAGGAGTCCGAGCTGCTCAGGTTCGCGGCGGAAGGGGAGCGCGCGGCAGCCGGGGAGCCCCACTACGACAATGTGGCCCCGTGCCTGTTGGGCGGTTTCGTGATCTGGCGGTCCGAGCGGGAGTACAGGAGGCTGGAGGTACCTGGGGACCTCGGGTTCGTGACGGTGACGCCGATCGGGGTCAGGGTGACCACGGAGGAGGCCAGGAGGGTCCTCAGAGAAAGGCCGCCTTCGCTTGACGACGTTGTGAACAACCTCTCGGCGGTCGCGCTGATGGTGGCGGCGATCGCGGAGGGGGACGCGGAGACGTTCGCGAGGTTGATCGGACAGGATAGGATCTCCGAGCCCGTGCGCAGGCGGTTCGTGCCCCGATATGGTGAGCTCCGGGAAGCCGCCTACGGGGCAGGGGCGTTGGGGTTCGCGATCAGCGGCGCGGGACCCACGGTCTTCGCCGTGTGCTGGCGCGAGGATGCCGAAGACGTCAAGACGGCGCTCGAAGACGCGTTGAGCGGAAAGTGCGTGTCGGCGATACACGGGGTCTCGGAAGGTGTCGAGGTAGCTTGA
- a CDS encoding methanogenesis marker 6 protein — MNISRYFALAPGAGVSSKELVQWLLENSPPEVTIKETCFGAIADGPEDELRKLAERAREEFGYAVFSKVRGYPAGDPRVCRRTRGGGPRPGFPQLQREVELLDLIAEGLRALDRGEEVELEEREPVSANTIRKLAEEELE, encoded by the coding sequence TTGAACATCAGCCGTTACTTCGCTCTAGCCCCCGGCGCCGGGGTTTCGTCCAAGGAGCTCGTCCAGTGGCTCCTCGAGAACTCACCGCCCGAAGTGACGATCAAGGAGACCTGCTTCGGGGCCATCGCGGACGGTCCCGAGGACGAGCTACGGAAGCTCGCCGAGAGGGCACGTGAGGAGTTCGGATACGCCGTGTTCTCCAAGGTGAGGGGATACCCCGCAGGGGACCCCAGAGTCTGCCGGAGAACCAGAGGGGGCGGTCCCAGACCCGGGTTCCCGCAACTCCAGCGCGAGGTCGAACTCCTCGACCTCATCGCGGAGGGATTGCGCGCCCTGGACAGGGGGGAGGAGGTAGAACTAGAGGAGCGGGAACCAGTGTCCGCGAATACGATCCGGAAGCTCGCCGAAGAAGAGCTGGAGTAA
- a CDS encoding ParA family protein, producing MRLGIPFLVGVTAYQGGTGKTTVAFNAGLEFARPRGFDGVPACPVVMIDLDPQGQARKGGRTLVSLFEDGPFERHSIRISVSDFRMWKVEYDPNGFDDIVRKDVPFGTALLAVPRKGLERINASSLRRLIGEVHELVGDPPIALVDTPPMNVRAEWVRNILVECDLVVPVADFRSIKQLSRFFRESGYVTRFAVLNKVFEGRTKEAEFLRKRVKEELSRLPIDTESDLIWVPDSEVIRVATDLGVPVRMRFNSYGYATPFRRIARRITLEWSRRVI from the coding sequence TTGAGGCTGGGCATCCCGTTCCTTGTCGGCGTTACGGCGTACCAGGGTGGGACCGGCAAGACTACAGTGGCTTTCAACGCAGGTTTGGAGTTCGCGCGTCCTAGGGGCTTCGACGGTGTCCCAGCCTGCCCAGTGGTTATGATCGATCTTGACCCACAGGGTCAAGCCAGGAAGGGTGGGAGAACGCTGGTTTCCTTGTTCGAGGACGGACCGTTCGAGCGACACTCGATCAGGATATCGGTCTCGGACTTCCGAATGTGGAAAGTGGAGTACGATCCCAACGGCTTTGACGACATCGTCCGAAAGGACGTACCGTTCGGCACCGCACTACTGGCCGTACCTAGAAAGGGGCTGGAAAGGATCAACGCCAGTTCGTTACGGAGATTAATAGGGGAGGTACACGAGTTGGTTGGCGATCCCCCAATCGCCTTGGTGGACACTCCACCGATGAACGTGAGGGCGGAGTGGGTTCGAAACATTCTGGTAGAGTGCGATCTGGTGGTGCCGGTGGCGGACTTCAGGTCGATCAAGCAGTTAAGTAGGTTCTTCCGTGAGTCGGGCTACGTGACCCGATTCGCCGTACTGAACAAGGTGTTCGAAGGGCGAACGAAGGAGGCCGAATTCCTGAGGAAGCGTGTGAAGGAAGAGCTGAGCCGATTACCGATAGATACCGAATCCGACTTGATTTGGGTTCCCGATTCCGAGGTGATCCGCGTGGCGACGGATCTCGGAGTACCCGTGCGGATGAGGTTCAACTCCTACGGTTACGCCACACCTTTCCGTAGGATAGCACGTCGAATCACACTGGAATGGAGCCGGAGGGTGATATAA
- a CDS encoding 4Fe-4S binding protein, producing the protein MAEARLEPVKEVSPPLLRVVREGAEERELVVNTSKCAACGICETACPVGAISVAPPSAVVRKGEDPIDVDESKCVLCGICSFVCPYDVIQLFVNGKPMTEVGLPKLPKSVEVDEEKCVYCSLCADTCPQEAITVEREVPTPGDLVMGEIEIDEEKCIYCKACEEACPADAITVERPKPSADNPEPEFSIEVDEDKCVYCGVCMRTCPVDAIKVGCMVCYGTTRGEIPEKSEVDGSVDVDPSSCVYCGWCGFVCPVDAIEVIKPYEGTLEVDDEECVGCGLCVEVCPCGALEFEKGGKAGKTKIVAHPETCAYCGACARACPVSAITVVREGVTAMPEVPTKAWKKALDSVLGPVEKE; encoded by the coding sequence ATGGCGGAAGCCAGGCTAGAACCCGTGAAGGAGGTATCCCCACCGCTGCTGCGCGTGGTCAGGGAGGGTGCAGAGGAGAGGGAACTCGTGGTAAACACGTCGAAGTGCGCCGCCTGTGGGATCTGCGAGACGGCTTGCCCAGTGGGCGCGATCTCCGTGGCACCACCGTCCGCCGTCGTGCGCAAGGGAGAGGACCCGATCGACGTCGACGAGAGTAAGTGCGTCCTCTGTGGCATCTGCTCCTTCGTATGCCCGTACGACGTCATCCAGCTGTTCGTCAACGGGAAGCCCATGACAGAGGTTGGACTGCCTAAGCTGCCGAAGTCGGTGGAAGTGGACGAGGAGAAGTGCGTGTACTGCTCCCTATGCGCCGACACCTGCCCGCAGGAGGCTATTACAGTCGAGCGCGAGGTTCCGACACCCGGTGACCTCGTGATGGGAGAGATCGAGATCGACGAGGAGAAGTGCATCTATTGTAAGGCTTGCGAGGAAGCGTGTCCTGCCGACGCCATCACGGTCGAGCGGCCGAAGCCCAGCGCCGATAACCCTGAGCCCGAGTTCAGCATCGAAGTCGACGAGGACAAGTGCGTGTACTGCGGCGTATGCATGAGGACGTGCCCGGTGGACGCGATCAAGGTCGGCTGTATGGTGTGCTACGGTACCACCCGCGGCGAGATCCCGGAGAAGAGTGAGGTCGATGGGTCCGTCGACGTCGACCCGAGCTCCTGCGTATACTGCGGATGGTGTGGCTTCGTCTGCCCGGTCGACGCCATCGAGGTGATCAAGCCGTACGAGGGAACCCTGGAGGTCGACGACGAGGAGTGCGTCGGTTGCGGACTGTGCGTCGAGGTGTGCCCGTGCGGCGCGCTGGAGTTTGAGAAAGGCGGTAAGGCTGGTAAAACTAAGATCGTGGCACACCCGGAGACCTGCGCCTACTGCGGAGCGTGCGCCCGGGCGTGCCCGGTGAGCGCGATAACCGTCGTCCGCGAGGGCGTCACCGCGATGCCGGAGGTGCCCACCAAGGCCTGGAAGAAGGCCCTGGACAGTGTCCTGGGCCCGGTGGAGAAGGAGTAG
- the serA gene encoding phosphoglycerate dehydrogenase: MAKILVTDPIHEDALRKLEELGEVIVLEDADEEEIREHVRDADAWVVRSGTRVTREMIKEAERLKVIARAGVGVDNIDVKAATERGIIVVNAPESSSISVAEHTMGLILALARKIPQADRSVRRGEWDRKTFMGVELAGKTLGLIGLGRIGQQVAKRAKAFEMEVIAYDPYIPRKVAEELGVELVDELEELLERADIVSIHVPLTEETEGMIGEEELKRMKSSAFLINCARGKIVDEEALIKALKEGWIAGAALDVFAEEPPGEDHPLYELDNVVLTPHIGGSTGEAQRSAGLIVAREIERVLKGEIPENVVNLPLAGVPDDVRELMEVGERLADAAAQALEGRLRSVQVKVGGEFEDREKEALKRAILKGCLDRVLTDPVTMVNAIDVAERRGIEFEFTVSDELEGGEVEVVVRSDEDEISLRGELVEDRVYLTSVNGYEVRFKLSGPTLFVWHVDRPGVIGEVGIILGEHRVNVAAMEVGRRERGGEAIMVIRTDEEPPEECLRAIDEVEPVRRVELVRC, translated from the coding sequence GTGGCGAAGATCCTGGTGACGGATCCCATACACGAGGACGCGCTGAGGAAGCTCGAGGAGCTAGGAGAGGTCATCGTGTTAGAGGACGCCGACGAAGAGGAGATCCGGGAGCACGTGAGGGACGCGGACGCTTGGGTGGTGAGGAGCGGGACGAGGGTGACGAGGGAGATGATCAAGGAGGCCGAGCGCCTCAAGGTCATCGCCAGAGCGGGTGTGGGCGTCGACAACATCGACGTGAAGGCCGCTACGGAACGCGGTATCATCGTCGTCAACGCGCCGGAGTCGAGCTCGATCTCTGTCGCGGAACACACGATGGGTCTCATCCTCGCGTTGGCCAGGAAGATACCGCAGGCGGACAGATCGGTACGCCGCGGGGAGTGGGACAGGAAGACGTTCATGGGCGTTGAGCTGGCTGGGAAGACTTTGGGCCTCATCGGCCTCGGCAGAATAGGTCAACAGGTGGCCAAGCGTGCCAAGGCGTTCGAGATGGAAGTGATAGCGTACGACCCGTACATACCGAGGAAGGTGGCGGAGGAGCTCGGGGTGGAGCTCGTCGACGAGCTCGAGGAGCTGCTGGAGCGCGCCGACATAGTCTCGATCCACGTCCCCCTGACCGAGGAGACGGAGGGGATGATCGGCGAGGAGGAGCTGAAGAGGATGAAGAGCTCGGCGTTCCTGATCAACTGCGCGCGCGGTAAGATCGTGGACGAGGAGGCGCTGATCAAGGCGCTGAAGGAGGGCTGGATCGCGGGCGCCGCCCTCGACGTGTTCGCCGAGGAGCCGCCCGGCGAGGACCACCCTCTGTACGAGCTGGACAACGTGGTCCTGACGCCGCACATCGGCGGCTCGACTGGTGAGGCACAGCGATCGGCGGGTCTGATCGTGGCCCGTGAGATCGAGCGGGTGTTGAAGGGTGAGATCCCAGAGAACGTGGTCAACCTACCGCTGGCTGGCGTGCCGGACGACGTGAGAGAGCTGATGGAAGTGGGCGAGCGACTGGCCGACGCTGCCGCCCAGGCACTCGAGGGACGTCTGAGATCGGTTCAGGTTAAGGTGGGTGGTGAGTTCGAGGATCGGGAGAAGGAGGCGCTGAAACGGGCAATTCTGAAGGGATGCCTGGACCGTGTGTTGACGGATCCCGTTACCATGGTCAACGCGATAGACGTCGCCGAGCGAAGGGGGATCGAGTTCGAGTTCACGGTCTCGGACGAGCTCGAGGGAGGAGAGGTGGAAGTGGTTGTCCGCTCGGACGAGGACGAGATCTCGCTCAGGGGCGAGCTAGTCGAGGATCGGGTGTACCTGACGTCGGTGAACGGGTACGAGGTGAGGTTCAAGCTCAGCGGTCCGACGCTCTTCGTGTGGCACGTGGACAGGCCTGGGGTGATCGGGGAAGTCGGGATAATCCTGGGCGAGCACCGCGTGAACGTGGCAGCGATGGAAGTCGGACGCCGGGAACGTGGCGGCGAGGCGATCATGGTCATACGGACGGACGAGGAGCCGCCCGAGGAGTGCCTGCGGGCCATCGACGAGGTCGAACCGGTCCGCCGGGTGGAGCTCGTCAGGTGCTGA